One Phoenix dactylifera cultivar Barhee BC4 chromosome 8, palm_55x_up_171113_PBpolish2nd_filt_p, whole genome shotgun sequence genomic window carries:
- the LOC120111456 gene encoding uncharacterized protein LOC120111456 has protein sequence MSVERTLAPEQEALTWQRFRTVFYSKYFPSSRLRKLEREFLNLNQGTMTVDEYEAEFDRLSRFAPTLVMDAESQMRRFEEGLKPHLCRSLAAIHSTNYDDLVDRAKNLEIVRKETYDAKDRKQKKRSRNYDARSGQNSSKTAKSQPILAIREARILWKDYSAREA, from the coding sequence atgtcTGTGGAGCGCACATTGGCACCCGAGCAGGAGGCACTTACCTGGCAAAGATTCCGCACAgtattctactccaagtattttccctccagtCGCCTGAGGAAGCTAGAGAGGGAATTTCTCAATCTGAATCAAGGAACTATGACTGTGGATGAGTATGAGGCAGAGTTTGACAGGCTATctcggtttgctcccaccctcgtCATGGATGCAGAGTCCCAGATGagaagatttgaagaaggattgaagcctcactTATGTCGGAGTTTGGCCGCAATACACTCGACGAACTATGATGATCTGGTAGACAGGGCTAAGAATCTGGAAATTGTCCGGAAAGAAACATATGATGCCAAagataggaaacaaaaaaagagaagcAGAAATTATGATGCTCGCAGTGGACAGAATTCTAGCAAGACTGCAAAATCACAACCAATCTTGGCAATCAGGGAAGCAAGGATCTTATGGAAAGACTATTCAGCAAGAGAAGCATAA